One Methanoculleus sp. 7T genomic window carries:
- a CDS encoding ATP-binding protein — MSTDLTEALKAMGYADTEIPALVESFPPAVVEYLQDFRTQEVRDIIETLLYIYIALNSSSSRGKGEGVVEQSCYAYTSGPLFALRQVGLIESASWHGTTLIKATPAGESIARPLMEARIRALDIRGLARDIHEVVPALLAGTVKGSYVNKTFPSTLPRTEETFISFLLNNNPAVFEECERFAARLKAAGCAVLAYAYDLDGFRTDGVVYTFPPEFAYILKGMLEMTDAGVREHYDMLLESFHSTFTVLRYLACGEDYDRIRASSNHRRELARVLGLLAEAVYILEEVPQDDGVDLARFIIKDRDLYDARLRDLGRALMADVAEKIVIDRPAPPEPAVEPLPLREEAPPVRAEISPMEPLPPVEEEAEEEEEDEDEWDDDLFADEEEEAVEEEPLAPVPAPRPAPAAKPPRPGGLDVFLGHAPDGRRVDWSPGRLNNGHMIILGGSGAGKTETIRCIAAELAAQAMPVVLIDFHGDMAASTGDIRSYKIREGGQYYFNPLELDPAIDEITPLRATSDFVDAISINFPTLGIQQRRKIKNIIKDCYRMSGITGNTATWTRVLDFDDIEGEIMACEDEAIPAYLEDIFDYKLFSGEEKISLPTILSGGITHINLNALPENLRYLFADLFLRRIYYTLQATGEIPRGTDNEREKFRLFVIVDEAKLLVSQKSGSKTAIKAVLNKYATEMRKFGVSLILASQLIAHFNEEILANIAVKFCMRSENKKQAQENAKFFEVSEKDLLNFQPGEGILIIGSEKMNVKIVPTSGRKL; from the coding sequence GTGTCAACTGATCTTACCGAAGCACTAAAAGCGATGGGCTATGCGGATACCGAGATCCCGGCTCTGGTAGAGTCGTTCCCTCCTGCTGTCGTCGAATACCTGCAGGACTTCCGAACGCAGGAGGTCCGCGACATCATCGAGACGCTCCTCTACATCTACATCGCCCTGAACAGCTCGTCGTCCCGGGGAAAAGGGGAGGGCGTGGTCGAACAGAGTTGTTACGCCTATACGTCGGGGCCGCTCTTCGCGCTTCGGCAGGTCGGCCTCATCGAGTCCGCCTCCTGGCACGGCACCACGTTGATCAAGGCGACTCCCGCCGGAGAATCGATTGCCCGGCCGCTGATGGAGGCCCGGATCCGGGCGCTGGATATCCGAGGCTTGGCCCGCGACATCCACGAGGTCGTCCCGGCCCTCCTCGCGGGGACCGTGAAGGGGTCCTACGTCAACAAAACCTTTCCGTCCACGCTCCCCCGCACCGAAGAGACGTTCATCAGTTTTTTGCTCAACAACAACCCCGCGGTCTTCGAGGAGTGCGAACGGTTCGCCGCCCGGCTCAAGGCCGCCGGGTGCGCCGTCCTCGCCTACGCCTACGACCTCGACGGGTTCAGGACCGACGGCGTCGTCTACACCTTCCCGCCCGAGTTCGCGTATATCCTCAAAGGGATGCTCGAGATGACCGATGCTGGGGTCCGGGAGCACTACGATATGCTCCTTGAGTCGTTCCACTCGACGTTCACTGTCCTGCGCTACCTTGCCTGCGGCGAAGACTACGACCGTATCCGGGCGTCGTCGAACCATCGCCGCGAACTTGCACGGGTGCTCGGTCTGCTCGCCGAAGCGGTCTATATTCTGGAGGAGGTGCCCCAGGACGACGGAGTCGACCTTGCCCGGTTCATCATCAAGGACCGGGACCTCTACGACGCACGCCTCCGCGACCTCGGGCGGGCGCTGATGGCCGACGTTGCGGAGAAGATCGTCATCGACCGGCCGGCCCCGCCGGAACCGGCGGTGGAACCCCTGCCCCTCCGCGAAGAGGCGCCGCCTGTCCGGGCGGAGATTTCGCCTATGGAACCCCTGCCCCCGGTGGAAGAGGAGGCCGAGGAGGAGGAAGAGGATGAGGATGAGTGGGACGACGATCTCTTTGCCGATGAGGAAGAGGAGGCGGTTGAGGAGGAGCCGCTTGCGCCGGTTCCCGCGCCCCGCCCCGCTCCGGCGGCGAAGCCGCCCCGGCCGGGCGGACTCGACGTCTTCCTCGGCCACGCCCCGGACGGGCGGCGGGTCGACTGGTCGCCGGGAAGGCTCAACAACGGCCACATGATCATCCTCGGGGGTTCGGGCGCCGGCAAGACCGAGACGATCCGGTGCATCGCCGCGGAACTTGCCGCGCAGGCGATGCCTGTCGTCCTGATCGACTTCCACGGGGATATGGCCGCAAGCACCGGCGATATTCGGTCCTACAAGATCCGCGAGGGCGGGCAGTATTACTTCAACCCGCTGGAACTCGACCCCGCCATCGACGAGATCACCCCGCTCCGGGCTACCTCGGACTTCGTCGATGCGATATCCATCAACTTCCCGACGCTCGGCATCCAGCAGCGCAGGAAGATCAAGAACATCATCAAGGACTGCTATCGGATGTCGGGGATCACGGGCAACACCGCGACATGGACGCGGGTGCTCGACTTCGACGATATCGAAGGGGAGATCATGGCCTGCGAGGACGAGGCGATCCCGGCCTACCTTGAGGACATCTTCGACTACAAACTCTTCTCGGGAGAGGAGAAGATCTCCCTCCCCACGATCCTCTCCGGCGGGATCACCCATATCAACCTAAACGCCCTCCCTGAGAACCTGCGCTACCTCTTTGCTGATCTCTTCCTCAGGCGTATCTACTATACCCTCCAAGCGACGGGGGAGATCCCGCGCGGGACAGATAACGAACGGGAGAAGTTCAGGCTCTTTGTCATCGTCGATGAGGCGAAACTCCTGGTGAGCCAGAAGAGCGGCTCGAAGACGGCGATCAAGGCGGTGCTGAACAAGTACGCCACCGAGATGCGGAAGTTCGGGGTCTCGCTCATCCTCGCATCCCAGTTGATCGCTCACTTCAATGAGGAGATCCTCGCAAACATCGCTGTAAAATTCTGCATGCGCTCCGAGAACAAGAAACAGGCCCAGGAGAACGCCAAGTTCTTCGAGGTGAGCGAGAAAGACCTCCTCAACTTCCAGCCCGGAGAGGGAATCCTGATCATCGGCTCGGAGAAGATGAACGTCAAAATCGTCCCCACATCCGGGCGGAAGTTGTAG
- the frhB gene encoding coenzyme F420 hydrogenase subunit beta, whose translation MDVLGNYKSVISARSTDKDVLKKSQDGGIITTLFAYAFEEGIIDGAIVAGPSDEPWRPEPMVATTKAELLAAAGTRYTISPNLYLIKEATRSYGLDRVGIVGTPCQIQAVRKAQLYPIGMRDVDDKIALALGIYCMENLSYQALEAMVEDHCNQKMESVKKMDIGKGKFTVYTERGAVSQMPLKLIHKYVQPGCHVCLDYVANLADISSGSVGSPDGWSTVFVRSMKGNDVWDGAIKAGLFETKPMDQVKPGLDLVKKLATEKITKNQKNVDARKTVGLKADGTPKGLRNPYESP comes from the coding sequence ATGGATGTACTTGGTAACTACAAGTCCGTGATTTCGGCACGCTCGACCGATAAGGATGTCCTAAAGAAGTCCCAGGACGGCGGCATTATCACGACGCTCTTCGCCTACGCGTTCGAGGAAGGCATCATCGACGGTGCCATCGTCGCGGGCCCGAGCGACGAGCCCTGGAGACCTGAGCCTATGGTCGCGACGACGAAGGCCGAACTCCTGGCCGCTGCCGGAACGCGCTATACCATCAGCCCGAACCTCTACCTGATCAAGGAGGCGACCCGGAGCTACGGCCTTGACAGGGTCGGTATCGTCGGTACGCCCTGCCAGATCCAGGCTGTCCGGAAGGCTCAGCTCTACCCGATCGGCATGCGGGACGTCGACGACAAGATCGCCCTCGCGCTCGGCATCTACTGTATGGAGAACCTCTCCTACCAGGCGCTGGAGGCCATGGTCGAGGACCACTGCAACCAGAAGATGGAGTCCGTCAAGAAGATGGACATCGGGAAGGGCAAGTTCACGGTCTACACCGAACGCGGTGCGGTCAGCCAGATGCCCTTGAAGTTGATCCATAAGTACGTGCAGCCCGGGTGCCACGTCTGCTTGGACTATGTCGCGAACCTCGCCGACATCTCCAGCGGTTCCGTGGGCAGCCCCGACGGCTGGAGCACGGTCTTCGTGCGGAGCATGAAGGGCAACGACGTCTGGGACGGTGCCATCAAGGCAGGCCTCTTCGAGACCAAGCCGATGGACCAGGTCAAGCCCGGTCTCGACCTCGTGAAGAAGCTCGCTACCGAGAAGATCACGAAGAACCAGAAGAACGTGGATGCGCGTAAGACGGTCGGACTCAAGGCAGACGGAACCCCCAAGGGTCTCCGGAACCCCTACGAGTCTCCCTGA
- the speD gene encoding S-adenosylmethionine decarboxylase, producing MASKVMTNNAVANNVIAEMVSDAEIVAQFRQRGSWGLYTSVDLKGCDPASIRDPEKIHRFIIELCDLIDMHRFGEPQIIHFGPNERVAGFSMTQLIETSLVSGHFANETNAAYLDIFSCKEYEPSKAAEFCRNFFGAQSATYQVLFRD from the coding sequence ATGGCAAGTAAAGTAATGACAAACAACGCTGTGGCAAACAACGTTATAGCAGAGATGGTAAGCGACGCAGAGATCGTTGCGCAGTTCAGACAACGCGGGAGCTGGGGGCTGTATACAAGCGTGGACCTGAAGGGTTGCGACCCGGCATCGATCAGGGACCCGGAGAAGATCCACAGGTTCATCATTGAACTCTGCGACCTGATTGACATGCACAGATTCGGTGAACCGCAGATCATCCACTTCGGACCCAACGAGAGGGTCGCAGGGTTCTCCATGACCCAGCTCATCGAGACATCGCTGGTCTCCGGCCACTTCGCGAACGAGACGAATGCAGCTTACCTCGATATCTTCAGCTGCAAAGAATACGAGCCTTCGAAGGCCGCTGAGTTCTGCAGGAACTTTTTTGGAGCACAGTCGGCAACCTACCAGGTACTGTTCAGGGACTGA
- a CDS encoding C2H2-type zinc finger protein → MGEPPRRREVPDLPVEMGEFICPICGRQYPTLEDLHAHVRRAHRRPGEGMKGAACPAHRALRCAVRETVRARWEGSIRDPRALAGRRSSHRPAAFRSGYWLVRG, encoded by the coding sequence ATGGGCGAGCCTCCGCGGAGGAGGGAAGTCCCCGATCTCCCGGTGGAGATGGGCGAGTTCATCTGCCCGATCTGCGGCAGACAGTACCCCACCCTCGAAGACCTCCATGCGCACGTCCGGCGCGCGCACCGGCGGCCCGGTGAAGGCATGAAGGGTGCCGCATGCCCGGCACACCGCGCCTTGCGGTGTGCGGTACGGGAGACCGTCCGTGCGCGTTGGGAGGGGAGCATACGCGATCCCCGGGCCCTCGCGGGGCGCCGCAGTAGTCATCGCCCGGCTGCCTTTCGGTCGGGATACTGGCTGGTGCGGGGGTAA
- a CDS encoding DNA polymerase ligase N-terminal domain-containing protein, with protein sequence MDTLDDYRGKRDFSRTPEPPGERKGAAALPLFVVQKHDATTLHYDFRLEVDGVLKSWAVPKGPSADPKEKRLAAPTEDHPLDYADFEGVIPEGSYGAGTVLVWDRGTYRNLTQKGGREVPVAEALTRGHVSVWLEGEKVRGGYALTRFRTGKGEAWLLVKKDDAEADPSRDPVAAEPRSVVSGRTIEEIAAGRDG encoded by the coding sequence ATGGATACGCTCGACGATTACCGTGGGAAGCGGGACTTCTCCCGAACGCCTGAGCCGCCGGGAGAACGGAAGGGTGCGGCTGCCCTGCCTCTCTTCGTCGTCCAGAAACACGACGCGACCACCCTTCACTACGACTTCCGCCTTGAAGTCGACGGCGTGCTGAAGTCGTGGGCGGTCCCGAAGGGGCCGTCGGCTGACCCGAAGGAGAAACGCCTCGCCGCCCCCACCGAAGATCACCCTCTCGACTATGCCGACTTCGAGGGCGTCATACCGGAGGGGAGCTACGGAGCCGGTACGGTCCTTGTCTGGGACCGGGGGACCTACCGGAACCTCACGCAGAAGGGCGGGCGGGAGGTCCCGGTCGCCGAGGCCCTCACGCGTGGTCACGTATCGGTCTGGCTCGAAGGAGAGAAGGTCCGGGGCGGGTATGCCCTCACCCGCTTCCGGACCGGGAAGGGCGAGGCATGGCTCCTCGTGAAGAAGGACGATGCCGAGGCGGACCCCAGCCGGGATCCGGTCGCGGCGGAGCCCCGGTCGGTCGTCTCGGGGCGCACGATCGAGGAGATCGCGGCGGGGAGGGACGGGTGA